From one Aeropyrum camini SY1 = JCM 12091 genomic stretch:
- a CDS encoding 3-phosphoshikimate 1-carboxyvinyltransferase encodes MDLIVKPSHINGEVKAPSSKSHTIAAIFASLLAGGRSKILEPLYSRDVDAAVNAVKRFGVSVQSDPGELVVSSPPRPWWPKVVNCRRSATVLRSSIVAASLAPGISLIYGDSHTNSTPVDELAKALRKLGAEVLTTNGKPPVAVKGPLPRGCCEGETVGASDGESLAALLLASPLLGFSIKKAGTQLWHHVAVTLHVLRGFGAKIGYEGDVYHPEKPYRPGTYKVPGDYVSAAPLLLAGAIAGRVRVRRLDPNDPQGEKVFLDILGQAGAKLNIIGDAVEVTADSVLEPFETDVSETPSLAPVLAVLAAYAKGRTIIRGISRLRLKEGGNLKPLASNLKRLKVKARPQCGGDCLEVYGEGFVEGGTAKGYGDPRITMAFAVAGLASRRGVKVTGASRFKDYYPGFVEDLRSVGAEIEVVK; translated from the coding sequence ATGGACTTGATTGTAAAGCCAAGTCATATCAATGGCGAGGTTAAGGCGCCATCATCCAAGAGCCACACTATAGCGGCGATATTCGCATCCCTACTCGCAGGCGGCCGCTCAAAAATCCTGGAACCCCTTTACTCGAGGGATGTTGATGCCGCGGTAAATGCGGTTAAGAGGTTTGGAGTATCTGTTCAAAGCGACCCTGGAGAACTTGTCGTATCCTCCCCGCCAAGACCTTGGTGGCCGAAAGTGGTGAACTGTAGGAGGTCGGCCACCGTACTTAGAAGCTCGATCGTGGCGGCCTCCCTAGCTCCCGGAATCTCTCTTATCTACGGTGATTCCCATACCAACTCCACGCCTGTTGACGAGCTGGCGAAGGCCCTGAGAAAGTTAGGAGCGGAGGTCCTAACCACTAATGGCAAGCCCCCTGTAGCCGTCAAAGGCCCCCTACCTCGAGGCTGCTGCGAGGGTGAGACTGTTGGGGCTAGCGACGGCGAGTCGCTCGCAGCGCTGCTCCTAGCCTCGCCACTGCTGGGATTCTCTATTAAGAAAGCTGGGACACAGTTATGGCACCATGTTGCAGTCACACTACACGTGCTCCGCGGATTTGGAGCGAAAATAGGTTATGAAGGTGATGTATACCACCCCGAGAAGCCCTATAGGCCTGGAACCTATAAGGTTCCAGGGGATTATGTAAGCGCTGCTCCACTTCTCCTGGCCGGCGCTATAGCAGGTAGGGTTAGAGTGCGCAGGCTAGACCCCAATGACCCCCAGGGAGAGAAAGTTTTCCTAGATATACTGGGTCAGGCCGGAGCAAAGCTAAACATTATAGGTGATGCCGTTGAGGTCACCGCCGACAGTGTTCTCGAGCCGTTTGAGACGGACGTATCTGAGACGCCAAGCCTAGCTCCTGTTCTGGCCGTTCTAGCAGCATATGCTAAAGGGAGGACAATAATAAGAGGTATTTCCCGGCTAAGGCTCAAGGAGGGGGGCAATCTGAAACCTCTCGCCTCAAACCTCAAGAGACTGAAAGTGAAGGCTAGACCCCAGTGCGGTGGAGACTGTCTCGAGGTGTATGGCGAGGGTTTCGTGGAGGGCGGTACGGCGAAAGGCTACGGCGACCCAAGGATAACCATGGCATTTGCAGTGGCGGGGCTGGCCTCCCGAAGGGGAGTGAAGGTCACAGGTGCATCCCGCTTCAAGGATTATTACCCCGGCTTCGTGGAGGACCTGAGGAGTGTAGGGGCTGAGATAGAGGTTGTAAAGTAA
- the nuoN gene encoding NADH-quinone oxidoreductase subunit NuoN, with protein MVSAELVGNAVAGLIYVELALAVIIPAIYVAAPGLARYVQALTGVAVLAFLIASAATVYYVFSYGNLTTANNMIVHDKLSSVMLLGAAIAAALAYIQAYYKAEEWPTHPGYYGLLPLTLFGTFFLMGSLSPLLILASWLVLSVATYIITGLPGDRNSVAAAVRYIYVGTLATLFMAAWIAAFYAGLRPPLALEALAIVAIMASIGFKLGAFPFHWWVPNVYGRADGRAIAIVAGVAKLAFLGLLVRLVYTLSGGLTPFEADALALLLAASAVVTMTLGNLSALNTGDLRAMLAYSSIAQTGYLLVGMVAVANLVSAGVNPTIALAGIGLQAVAYAVAKAPLFSLAAETEGRVKGILKGDWASAVSVAILLASLLGVPPLIGFWGKLYMFLPATSYSSILVLIALVNSGVSSVYYIRFLRDAFDEADEAPSITEESRYVLVLAALVTLLLGLAAPLVVNSFF; from the coding sequence ATGGTTAGTGCAGAGCTTGTCGGGAATGCTGTCGCAGGCCTCATATACGTCGAGCTAGCCCTGGCTGTTATCATACCAGCTATATACGTGGCGGCGCCGGGCCTTGCCAGGTATGTGCAGGCGCTGACGGGCGTTGCCGTTCTAGCGTTTTTGATAGCCTCGGCAGCTACAGTTTACTATGTCTTCTCGTACGGTAATCTCACTACAGCTAACAACATGATCGTGCATGACAAGCTGTCCTCTGTAATGCTGCTTGGAGCGGCTATTGCAGCTGCACTAGCATATATACAAGCTTACTACAAAGCAGAGGAGTGGCCAACACACCCAGGATACTACGGCCTCCTACCTCTAACCCTATTCGGAACCTTCTTCCTAATGGGAAGTCTAAGCCCCTTGTTAATACTGGCTTCATGGCTAGTGCTCTCAGTGGCCACGTACATCATAACAGGGTTGCCTGGCGATAGAAACAGCGTGGCAGCGGCCGTCAGATACATCTATGTAGGCACACTGGCCACACTTTTCATGGCCGCTTGGATAGCCGCATTCTACGCTGGCCTCCGGCCTCCGCTAGCTCTTGAGGCTCTGGCGATTGTCGCTATAATGGCTAGCATAGGGTTCAAGCTTGGCGCCTTCCCCTTCCACTGGTGGGTTCCAAACGTATATGGCAGGGCTGACGGCAGGGCCATTGCTATAGTTGCGGGCGTCGCTAAGCTCGCCTTCCTAGGCCTCCTGGTAAGGCTAGTATACACGCTTTCAGGAGGCCTAACACCCTTTGAAGCAGACGCCCTTGCCCTCCTACTCGCCGCATCGGCAGTAGTCACAATGACTCTTGGAAACCTCTCCGCACTGAACACAGGAGACCTGAGGGCGATGCTTGCATACAGCAGTATCGCACAGACCGGATACCTCCTCGTTGGCATGGTGGCGGTTGCCAACCTAGTGAGCGCCGGAGTTAACCCGACAATAGCGCTGGCGGGGATAGGCCTCCAGGCTGTAGCCTACGCCGTAGCCAAGGCCCCCCTCTTCAGCCTAGCCGCGGAGACAGAGGGCAGGGTTAAGGGGATACTCAAGGGAGACTGGGCCTCTGCTGTGAGCGTAGCCATACTGCTGGCAAGCCTGTTGGGCGTCCCCCCGCTCATAGGCTTCTGGGGCAAGCTCTACATGTTTCTACCAGCCACAAGCTACAGCTCAATACTAGTACTTATAGCCCTCGTCAACAGCGGAGTCAGCTCCGTCTACTATATCAGGTTCCTCAGGGACGCGTTTGACGAGGCCGACGAGGCCCCCAGCATAACAGAGGAGAGTAGGTATGTCTTAGTGCTCGCAGCCCTGGTCACACTCTTACTGGGCCTCGCAGCACCCCTAGTTGTAAACTCCTTCTTTTAA
- a CDS encoding NADH-quinone oxidoreductase subunit L, with translation MAVESSVINLPLMPWSLVWMAPYLAAVVIAVGWLLGVRRESFYGWVSVAGILVSALFSTYLAKLVLVDGKTVHVGADSVWIPHLGVGWGSYFDGLSAIMSLVVSWISLLIAVYSIKYMEGDWGYGRYFFMISFFVGSMMLLVVADNLVLMFVGWEGTGIASYALIGHWYTDEEDYWVGRPGRRVLGTPMFFEPSHSAVRAILFTRVGDIGFLIGIAALYITAGTLSIPELASTAHVWLAEFAGQGVLPLLLLVFTLGALAKSAQIPFHEWLVTAMTGPTPVSALIHAATMVKAGVYFVLRFTPIIVTGALAVGAPEVLGGVNSYFTLLAWIAVLTALLLSLMALVSDELKLILAFSTASQLGYMILAAAAGGIVASALAGGSAAELAGEGVAAGLGHLVSHAVFKAALFLAAGWVIHAAHSRFIDHMGGFARYMRLTALAFWLSGLSLAGVPPLSGFFTKEEVVAVAYKAEPFIGGLAALTALLTAAYTARMIIRVFHLPPYEKGVEEHLHEAPPLMLVPYTILAFASLVLGLWFTGFFDTLSKAVTLSLAVEEALVKFKVTSLTYSVVAGVLASIALVAGLYMVLRVDFRRIIREYSIASAIHGFLYDRMYFNAIVYIVVLGGGGALVAALQELDLGIDLLYHSILVAAGGGLAFLARKIYRGRTDYIIALYIVSLAFAALAAYAAFEDKIGPLLRILGG, from the coding sequence GTGGCTGTGGAGAGCAGCGTGATAAATCTCCCCCTAATGCCCTGGAGCCTCGTATGGATGGCTCCCTATCTCGCAGCGGTAGTGATAGCGGTTGGATGGCTTCTAGGAGTTAGGAGGGAGTCTTTCTATGGCTGGGTGAGCGTCGCTGGAATACTTGTGTCAGCCCTGTTCTCAACGTATCTCGCGAAGCTTGTTCTAGTCGACGGGAAAACGGTGCACGTGGGGGCAGATAGTGTTTGGATACCCCACCTTGGAGTAGGCTGGGGCAGCTACTTCGACGGCCTCTCTGCAATCATGAGCCTCGTAGTCTCATGGATAAGCCTCCTGATCGCCGTCTACTCTATAAAATACATGGAGGGTGACTGGGGTTATGGCCGCTACTTCTTCATGATATCGTTCTTCGTAGGAAGTATGATGCTCCTAGTTGTCGCCGACAACCTCGTCCTAATGTTCGTAGGCTGGGAGGGGACGGGCATAGCGAGCTACGCCCTGATAGGCCACTGGTACACCGACGAGGAGGATTACTGGGTCGGCAGGCCGGGTAGGAGGGTGCTAGGTACGCCTATGTTCTTCGAGCCGAGCCATAGCGCGGTGAGAGCTATACTATTCACGAGAGTAGGGGACATAGGTTTTCTGATAGGGATTGCAGCCCTCTACATTACCGCGGGAACATTGAGCATACCGGAGCTAGCCTCCACGGCACACGTATGGCTGGCTGAGTTCGCAGGCCAGGGAGTGCTGCCCCTGCTCCTACTAGTATTCACCCTAGGTGCCCTAGCCAAGAGCGCCCAGATCCCCTTCCACGAGTGGCTTGTAACAGCGATGACAGGCCCGACCCCTGTCTCAGCACTTATACACGCTGCCACTATGGTTAAGGCGGGAGTGTATTTCGTGCTGAGATTCACCCCAATAATCGTGACTGGCGCTCTCGCGGTGGGGGCGCCCGAGGTCCTCGGCGGAGTGAACTCTTATTTCACCCTTCTAGCCTGGATAGCCGTTCTAACAGCGCTGCTCCTATCCCTCATGGCTTTAGTGAGCGACGAGCTGAAACTCATACTAGCCTTCTCAACAGCAAGCCAGCTCGGCTATATGATACTAGCGGCGGCGGCCGGAGGCATAGTAGCCTCAGCCCTCGCAGGCGGGAGCGCCGCCGAGCTGGCTGGCGAGGGAGTAGCAGCCGGCCTAGGCCACCTGGTCAGCCACGCAGTCTTCAAAGCCGCCCTCTTCCTCGCAGCAGGATGGGTTATACACGCTGCCCACAGCAGGTTCATAGACCACATGGGAGGGTTCGCCAGGTATATGAGGCTGACAGCCCTGGCGTTCTGGCTCTCCGGCTTAAGCCTAGCCGGGGTGCCGCCGTTGAGCGGGTTCTTCACAAAGGAGGAGGTAGTAGCGGTCGCATATAAGGCCGAGCCGTTTATCGGAGGGCTAGCTGCGCTAACCGCCCTGCTCACAGCCGCATACACAGCCCGTATGATAATCAGGGTCTTCCACCTTCCACCCTACGAGAAGGGGGTGGAGGAGCACCTCCACGAGGCGCCGCCGCTAATGCTTGTACCATACACTATACTAGCCTTTGCAAGCCTGGTGCTCGGGCTATGGTTCACAGGGTTCTTCGACACACTATCGAAGGCGGTGACCCTGAGCCTGGCCGTGGAGGAGGCGCTCGTGAAATTCAAGGTAACAAGCCTCACCTACAGTGTCGTAGCTGGAGTTCTAGCCTCCATAGCTCTCGTGGCCGGGCTCTACATGGTGCTGAGGGTCGACTTCAGGAGAATTATAAGAGAATACTCCATCGCCTCAGCGATACATGGGTTCCTGTATGATAGGATGTACTTCAACGCTATAGTGTATATAGTCGTCCTGGGGGGTGGCGGGGCCCTAGTCGCCGCTCTACAGGAGCTAGACCTCGGTATAGACCTGCTCTACCATTCCATACTCGTGGCCGCGGGAGGCGGCCTAGCGTTTCTGGCCCGGAAGATATACAGGGGCAGGACAGATTACATTATCGCACTTTACATAGTTTCCCTTGCCTTTGCCGCTCTGGCGGCTTACGCCGCGTTTGAGGACAAGATCGGCCCCCTGCTCAGGATTCTTGGAGGATAG
- a CDS encoding complex I subunit 4 family protein, with product MELGFPLLWLSLILPILASLTVVALPPRTVYWLLAAALAIPGVVSTYYAFQGVLSEGVVDPLSIDLSRVGIGVVALAVDGFSYPFVLGVSIVTALVAVYSYKYMAVRIGEMEREGGRAPGHAAYLTLYSIFSSAMLGIAYSLNFLLFIIFLELSLLSSFLLIAFYGYGDRRRIALLYFVWTHIAGALALLGGLYYVIKTGTFDVATVEGGRIVYFASPVDRSVYAAIAGVSLLLGMLVKMAVFGVHMWLPYAHAEAPTPISALLSPNLIGLGGYGIARFAAAFYPWLLEDLRPLLLGLAFVTIVYGGLVALSQLDFKRFLAYSSISQMGYMLLALATLHPLGFAAASLIFLGHAVGKAVLFMTAGVFIAEVHGLRNIARMGGLARLYPLTAAAALIGFLHLAGIPPAFGFWGELYLTLSVINYPGYSDALSLGLLTIILITAFTVTAAYSFITMRRIFFGKPRSEISAREEVDGFKSTVALLAVLGVALFLVAGPMVTDLAASSLAMVEAFLS from the coding sequence ATGGAGCTAGGATTCCCACTACTCTGGCTAAGCCTGATCCTGCCTATACTCGCATCTCTAACCGTAGTGGCTCTCCCACCGAGGACTGTATACTGGCTTCTCGCGGCGGCCCTGGCAATCCCCGGTGTTGTATCAACCTATTACGCCTTCCAGGGCGTACTTTCTGAAGGCGTTGTAGACCCTCTGAGCATAGACCTATCCAGGGTAGGAATCGGGGTTGTGGCGCTCGCCGTCGACGGGTTCTCCTATCCTTTCGTCCTAGGCGTGTCCATTGTAACAGCCCTTGTCGCCGTCTATAGCTACAAGTACATGGCAGTGAGGATAGGGGAGATGGAGCGTGAGGGAGGGAGAGCCCCTGGCCATGCAGCCTACCTAACCCTATACAGCATATTCTCCTCGGCGATGCTCGGCATAGCCTACTCGCTGAACTTCCTACTGTTCATAATCTTCCTGGAGCTTAGCCTCCTATCCTCCTTCCTTCTCATAGCCTTCTACGGCTATGGAGATAGGAGGAGGATAGCGCTCCTATACTTCGTTTGGACCCACATAGCCGGGGCTCTAGCGCTGCTAGGCGGCCTCTACTACGTTATAAAGACTGGCACTTTCGACGTCGCCACGGTCGAGGGCGGTAGGATAGTCTACTTTGCGAGCCCCGTGGACAGGAGCGTATACGCAGCGATTGCCGGCGTGAGCCTCCTCCTCGGGATGCTCGTGAAAATGGCGGTCTTCGGCGTCCACATGTGGCTGCCATACGCCCACGCAGAGGCGCCTACACCCATCTCAGCACTCCTATCACCAAACCTGATAGGCCTCGGAGGCTACGGGATAGCCAGGTTTGCAGCTGCATTCTACCCGTGGCTGCTTGAGGACCTCAGACCGCTGCTGCTCGGGCTTGCCTTCGTCACCATAGTCTACGGTGGTCTAGTGGCTCTTTCACAGCTAGACTTCAAGAGGTTCCTGGCCTACTCGAGCATAAGCCAGATGGGCTACATGCTTCTAGCCCTGGCGACGCTGCACCCCCTAGGCTTCGCGGCCGCAAGCCTAATCTTCCTCGGCCACGCCGTTGGCAAGGCTGTCCTCTTCATGACAGCCGGCGTTTTCATAGCCGAGGTACACGGGCTGAGGAATATTGCCAGGATGGGAGGGCTGGCCAGACTCTATCCACTCACGGCGGCGGCAGCCCTGATAGGCTTCCTGCACCTAGCCGGCATCCCCCCCGCCTTCGGCTTCTGGGGTGAACTCTACCTCACACTCTCCGTGATAAACTATCCAGGCTACAGCGATGCTCTGAGCCTCGGCCTCCTGACAATCATTCTTATAACCGCCTTCACTGTAACAGCCGCCTACTCGTTCATAACTATGAGAAGGATATTCTTTGGCAAACCCCGCTCCGAGATATCAGCGAGGGAGGAGGTAGATGGGTTCAAATCGACGGTAGCCCTCCTTGCGGTCCTCGGAGTAGCCCTATTCCTAGTAGCAGGCCCTATGGTCACCGACCTAGCCGCATCTAGCCTCGCAATGGTTGAGGCCTTCCTCTCGTAG
- a CDS encoding NADH-quinone oxidoreductase subunit NuoK yields the protein MADAALSQVVVLLSAVLAAIGAYGLAGSKNLVRQLISAEVIFNAILLLIIVVLSGSSLAANILGIMLVIVVSGEIIVVVALVAALYRRLGTLETMPLEEEGV from the coding sequence GTGGCAGACGCAGCCCTGTCGCAGGTAGTGGTATTGCTGTCCGCCGTTCTAGCGGCTATAGGCGCCTACGGTCTAGCCGGCTCCAAGAATCTAGTGAGGCAGCTGATATCCGCCGAAGTCATATTCAACGCCATACTGCTCCTGATTATAGTCGTCCTCAGCGGGAGCAGCCTTGCAGCAAACATCCTTGGTATAATGCTTGTTATAGTCGTCTCTGGCGAGATAATAGTTGTCGTCGCCCTTGTAGCCGCCCTCTACAGGAGGCTAGGCACCCTCGAAACCATGCCCCTTGAGGAGGAGGGGGTGTAG
- a CDS encoding NADH-quinone oxidoreductase subunit J, which produces MAGSLEAAVLIGVAGLATLFSMFVVRYRDMVYASASLALVGLASAAILGLLGFPLVAVFLVIVYVGAAVMFIIVSVSMLGGGGREEWDDWRGLAAAAAAFSTVILLGFVGGLWQLYTAPQPVRLDSIALILTRDLYPVIIVLAAGLAATILEGIAIARRR; this is translated from the coding sequence ATGGCGGGTAGCCTCGAGGCAGCGGTACTCATTGGAGTAGCAGGTCTCGCAACCCTCTTCAGCATGTTTGTAGTTAGGTATAGGGACATGGTATACGCCAGCGCCTCACTAGCGCTCGTGGGGCTGGCCTCAGCCGCAATACTGGGCCTTCTAGGCTTCCCGCTGGTGGCAGTCTTCCTCGTTATAGTGTACGTTGGCGCCGCGGTAATGTTCATCATAGTTAGTGTGAGCATGCTCGGCGGTGGAGGAAGGGAGGAGTGGGATGACTGGAGAGGATTGGCTGCAGCGGCCGCAGCCTTCTCCACAGTCATACTCTTAGGATTCGTAGGCGGCCTCTGGCAGCTCTATACGGCCCCGCAGCCTGTGAGGCTAGACAGCATAGCTCTAATACTAACCAGAGATCTCTACCCGGTGATAATAGTGCTGGCCGCCGGCCTGGCAGCCACTATCCTCGAGGGTATAGCTATAGCCAGGAGGAGGTGA
- the nuoI gene encoding NADH-quinone oxidoreductase subunit NuoI — protein sequence MPPKAVAKTLPRRGGLFAGVADNLAALMIGLKYFVNPRRFSIYYPREYPELRQGYRGFIILNKAKCISCAACARICPSAAMKMIRVPVPHPKEPEKTVTKQFPVINYQRCIFCGYCVDICPTEALYHVNYHDIVYDNLAEMFWDLETFQKEPEYRTALEGTPIRLVIHEEYGLVKIPVRGAEENGG from the coding sequence ATGCCTCCGAAGGCGGTGGCTAAGACTCTTCCCAGAAGGGGTGGGCTGTTCGCTGGAGTGGCGGATAATCTAGCGGCCCTAATGATAGGCCTAAAATATTTCGTTAATCCCAGGAGGTTCTCAATATACTATCCTAGGGAATATCCTGAGCTCCGGCAGGGTTACAGAGGTTTTATAATCCTTAACAAGGCTAAGTGTATAAGCTGCGCCGCCTGCGCAAGGATATGCCCCAGCGCCGCCATGAAGATGATAAGAGTACCGGTTCCACACCCTAAGGAGCCTGAAAAGACGGTTACAAAACAATTCCCTGTCATAAACTACCAGCGGTGTATCTTCTGCGGTTACTGTGTAGACATCTGCCCGACCGAGGCGCTCTACCATGTTAACTACCACGACATAGTGTACGACAACCTGGCCGAGATGTTCTGGGATCTAGAGACGTTCCAGAAAGAGCCGGAGTACAGGACGGCGCTTGAGGGGACGCCGATAAGGCTTGTGATACACGAGGAGTATGGGCTAGTTAAAATACCTGTGAGGGGTGCCGAAGAGAATGGCGGGTAG
- the nuoH gene encoding NADH-quinone oxidoreductase subunit NuoH, translating into MSLLSALLAIIFYPPIWQLLILGFGGALLIAIVAVWFERKAAARVQRRIGPYWASPRLGGLLHLVADMMRYAFQQVIIPRTVDYFPFLVAPIVGMAVSILPFAVVPLTSNPSYWPLPPGLIEYSLLLALAISTLPPIFLIVAGWAANNPFTIVGGVREAFIILAYELIAILSLLASAVTVGSFNIVDIVEAQGFVKWFIILNPLAFIAALIAIAMSTSAFPFEIPESEPEVVAGPFTEYSGILYALNMGGAYMRRFAFSLIVSLVLLGGWYPIVPGEGVVTGYLLPSLVVVAKATLVTLAISFLRAVYGRYRLDQALDLAWRLVLPLSLAAILLALIEAYLGIV; encoded by the coding sequence ATGTCACTCCTTAGTGCGCTGCTCGCTATCATCTTCTACCCGCCCATATGGCAGCTGCTCATACTAGGCTTCGGCGGAGCCCTTCTCATAGCTATAGTCGCGGTATGGTTCGAGAGGAAGGCGGCTGCTAGGGTGCAAAGGAGGATAGGGCCATATTGGGCGAGCCCAAGGCTCGGCGGCCTCCTACACCTGGTTGCCGATATGATGAGATATGCGTTCCAGCAGGTGATAATCCCCAGGACTGTAGACTACTTCCCCTTCCTCGTAGCCCCGATAGTGGGTATGGCGGTATCGATACTGCCATTCGCAGTAGTACCCCTCACCTCTAACCCCAGCTACTGGCCCCTCCCGCCGGGTCTTATCGAATATAGCCTCCTACTCGCCCTAGCAATATCAACACTGCCACCAATCTTCCTCATCGTAGCAGGCTGGGCGGCCAACAACCCCTTCACTATAGTGGGCGGCGTCAGAGAGGCCTTCATAATCCTGGCTTATGAGCTGATAGCCATACTCTCGCTCCTAGCATCCGCCGTAACTGTGGGCAGCTTCAACATAGTGGATATAGTGGAGGCTCAGGGCTTCGTCAAGTGGTTCATAATACTCAACCCCCTGGCGTTCATAGCAGCCCTCATAGCCATAGCCATGTCCACCTCGGCCTTCCCCTTCGAAATACCGGAGTCCGAGCCAGAGGTGGTTGCAGGCCCCTTCACAGAGTACTCGGGCATCCTCTATGCACTGAATATGGGAGGGGCGTACATGAGAAGGTTCGCCTTCAGCCTTATTGTATCCCTAGTACTCCTGGGAGGCTGGTATCCCATAGTTCCCGGCGAAGGGGTTGTGACCGGCTACCTACTGCCAAGCCTGGTTGTGGTGGCGAAGGCCACTCTCGTCACTCTAGCTATAAGCTTCCTCAGGGCTGTCTACGGGAGGTACAGGCTCGATCAAGCGCTAGACCTGGCGTGGAGGCTTGTCCTTCCGCTGTCTCTCGCGGCTATACTGCTGGCGTTAATAGAGGCTTACCTGGGCATAGTCTAG
- a CDS encoding NADH-quinone oxidoreductase subunit D: MVEGVRVYGGWRDDLGLKIIPSKKVAKDLYEIYIGPQHPGSGHMRITIRVDGDIIVEADPDIGYVHRTMEKLGEIRGWIRPIPLFERMAIHDACNITLPYVLAVEKLMGVEPPLRAKYLRTLLCEINRIGAHLYGFAIFGVFLGHSTMYMWAMGDREVFIELAEALTGARLTHSYPIPGGARRDIPADFPDMARRAVKYLRRRLDEYAKIFLNNPVIRSRLEGVGVIPKRAAAEMGLVGPNARGSGIDYDVRLVHPYDAYPELDFEVPVFEEGDALARTYVRVEEIKQSLRIIEQAVEWLEKHPREPIVDKYLYGKYPPLHKKVLESEGRAKLLPTVAAMKVPAGRAIGRAETGRGETVYYVESDGGVNPYRVRIVTASARNVIAFKYVLPGHRVMDIPAIYGSLDYFPPEADR, translated from the coding sequence GTGGTCGAAGGCGTAAGGGTTTACGGCGGCTGGAGGGACGATCTGGGCCTTAAGATCATACCCTCGAAGAAGGTTGCCAAGGACCTGTACGAGATATACATAGGCCCACAGCACCCTGGCTCGGGCCATATGAGGATAACCATAAGGGTCGACGGCGACATAATTGTAGAGGCCGATCCCGACATAGGTTATGTCCACAGGACAATGGAGAAGCTTGGCGAGATCAGGGGCTGGATAAGGCCTATACCGCTATTCGAGAGAATGGCTATACACGACGCCTGCAACATAACACTACCCTACGTTCTGGCTGTCGAGAAGCTTATGGGGGTGGAGCCTCCACTCAGGGCTAAATACCTGAGGACGCTCCTCTGCGAGATAAACAGGATAGGTGCGCACCTCTACGGCTTCGCGATATTCGGAGTATTCCTTGGCCACAGCACCATGTACATGTGGGCTATGGGAGATAGAGAAGTGTTCATAGAGCTCGCAGAGGCTCTCACCGGTGCAAGGCTAACCCACTCATACCCCATACCGGGTGGCGCCCGGAGGGACATACCAGCCGACTTCCCAGACATGGCGAGGAGGGCTGTAAAGTATTTGAGGAGAAGGCTGGATGAATACGCGAAAATATTCCTTAACAACCCGGTTATAAGGAGTAGGCTGGAGGGGGTTGGTGTTATACCGAAGAGGGCTGCTGCGGAGATGGGCCTCGTAGGCCCTAACGCACGGGGCAGCGGGATAGATTATGACGTGAGGCTCGTTCACCCCTACGATGCCTACCCCGAGCTCGACTTCGAGGTCCCCGTGTTCGAAGAGGGGGACGCCCTGGCTAGGACCTATGTTAGGGTGGAGGAGATCAAGCAGAGCCTAAGGATTATAGAGCAGGCTGTTGAGTGGCTCGAGAAGCATCCAAGGGAGCCTATAGTTGATAAATACCTTTATGGAAAGTATCCTCCGCTGCATAAGAAGGTTCTCGAGTCTGAGGGGAGGGCGAAGCTGCTTCCTACCGTAGCGGCCATGAAGGTCCCGGCAGGAAGGGCTATAGGTAGGGCTGAGACGGGCAGGGGCGAAACGGTCTATTACGTTGAGAGCGATGGGGGGGTGAACCCCTACAGGGTTAGAATAGTGACGGCCAGCGCTAGGAACGTGATAGCGTTCAAGTACGTGCTCCCAGGCCATAGGGTTATGGACATACCAGCCATCTACGGCAGCCTAGACTATTTCCCACCGGAGGCTGATAGGTAG
- a CDS encoding NADH-quinone oxidoreductase subunit C — MKERGGALASGDVAEEGRLASQPRDAESTLAKAVEMAEKALREIGVEFRRDEGKGFVDFIVSVDDLVKAAEALKAAGFDHVVSVTAVDYPKERKFRVVYHVSSYLDPHLKGAIVGLGVEIPRVEKPSMPSLSQVWVSAEFQEREVYEFFGIEFEGHTDLRPLLLTPPVAEKRPLRKDFVVREESIYEGVPKEWSKA; from the coding sequence GTGAAGGAGAGGGGAGGTGCCTTGGCGTCTGGTGATGTTGCCGAGGAGGGTAGGCTAGCGTCCCAACCCAGGGATGCCGAGTCTACCCTGGCGAAGGCAGTGGAGATGGCTGAGAAGGCTCTTAGGGAAATAGGTGTCGAGTTTAGGCGGGATGAAGGCAAGGGGTTTGTGGACTTCATAGTCAGCGTTGACGATCTAGTAAAGGCTGCTGAGGCCCTTAAGGCGGCTGGTTTCGACCATGTAGTCAGCGTAACTGCAGTGGACTACCCCAAGGAGAGGAAGTTTAGAGTCGTATACCACGTCTCAAGCTACCTCGACCCCCACCTTAAGGGCGCTATAGTCGGCTTGGGAGTGGAGATCCCTAGAGTAGAGAAGCCCTCGATGCCTAGCCTCTCCCAGGTTTGGGTAAGCGCAGAGTTTCAGGAAAGGGAGGTTTACGAGTTCTTCGGGATAGAGTTCGAGGGCCATACGGATCTTAGGCCTCTTCTCCTGACCCCTCCTGTGGCTGAGAAGAGGCCCTTGAGGAAGGACTTTGTTGTTAGGGAGGAGAGCATTTACGAGGGGGTGCCTAAGGAGTGGTCGAAGGCGTAA